A window of the Desulfobacula toluolica Tol2 genome harbors these coding sequences:
- the hisD gene encoding histidinol dehydrogenase produces the protein MKIYQYPSKSAEKRVKDTIDRGLGFSKQDYETVETYLEDVKTRGDEALVEYTNKFDSSKVTVENLKVTPKEFDLALKKVDASFLKSLDRSVNQLEYFHSKQKENSWIDTPRSGVMVGQLVKPVSAAGVYAPGAKGGKTPLVSSVLMGGIPAKVAGVPSINLVTPPMEDGNINPHILAAAHKIGIDSVFKAGSAWAIAALAYGTQTVPKVDVIVGPGNIYVTLAKKIVSGTVGIDMIAGPSEILIIADQDADPQFLAADLLSQAEHDVMASSILVTDSEDLAKATVAALEEQIEKLSRKEIAKQSIENFGAVMLVPDIETGIDLSNRLAPEHLELIVKEPFDYINRIQNAGALFLGSYTPEPMGDYIAGPNHVLPTAGTARFSSALSVEHFTKKTSLIHYSKAAFKKEADDVIRLAQTEGLGAHANCVKIRK, from the coding sequence ATGAAAATATATCAATATCCTTCCAAGAGTGCGGAAAAAAGAGTGAAAGATACCATAGATCGTGGTTTGGGGTTTTCAAAACAAGATTATGAGACAGTCGAAACCTATCTTGAAGATGTCAAAACAAGAGGGGATGAGGCCCTTGTTGAATATACCAATAAATTTGATTCAAGCAAGGTAACTGTTGAAAATTTAAAAGTAACCCCAAAAGAATTTGATCTTGCATTAAAAAAAGTTGATGCATCCTTTTTAAAGAGCCTTGACCGGTCCGTCAATCAACTGGAGTATTTTCATTCCAAGCAAAAAGAAAATTCCTGGATCGACACACCCAGAAGCGGTGTCATGGTAGGCCAGCTTGTAAAGCCCGTTAGCGCGGCAGGCGTTTATGCCCCCGGAGCAAAGGGTGGGAAAACTCCTCTGGTGTCATCCGTATTGATGGGAGGAATTCCAGCCAAAGTCGCGGGTGTCCCTTCTATAAATCTTGTGACCCCTCCCATGGAAGACGGAAACATCAACCCTCATATTCTTGCCGCAGCCCACAAAATTGGAATTGACTCGGTGTTTAAGGCTGGAAGTGCATGGGCCATTGCCGCCCTGGCCTATGGCACTCAAACAGTTCCAAAAGTTGATGTAATTGTAGGCCCTGGAAATATTTATGTGACCCTGGCCAAAAAAATTGTTTCAGGAACCGTGGGCATTGACATGATTGCAGGCCCAAGTGAGATCCTGATAATTGCAGATCAGGATGCCGACCCCCAATTTCTGGCAGCAGACCTTCTTTCCCAGGCCGAACATGATGTCATGGCATCTTCCATATTGGTTACCGATTCCGAAGATCTTGCAAAAGCAACCGTTGCCGCCCTGGAAGAACAGATTGAAAAATTATCCAGAAAAGAGATTGCAAAGCAGTCCATTGAAAATTTCGGTGCCGTCATGCTGGTGCCGGACATTGAAACCGGTATTGACCTTTCCAACCGCCTGGCACCTGAACACCTTGAACTTATCGTCAAGGAGCCATTTGATTATATCAACCGGATACAAAATGCCGGGGCCCTGTTTTTAGGCTCATATACGCCCGAACCCATGGGAGATTATATTGCCGGTCCCAATCATGTCCTGCCCACTGCCGGAACAGCCCGATTTTCTTCAGCCTTAAGTGTTGAACATTTTACAAAAAAAACCAGCTTGATTCATTATTCTAAGGCTGCCTTTAAAAAAGAAGCCGACGATGTGATACGGCTGGCTCAAACAGAAGGTTTGGGGGCACATGCCAATTGTGTTAAAATCAGAAAATAA
- the thiC gene encoding phosphomethylpyrimidine synthase ThiC, which produces MTTQLEHARQGTITKQMQIIARTEGLSESFILDHVAKGEIVIPCNPKRPGQKVTGIGTGLRTKVNASIGTSSDICDVNLEVAKAEAAQEEGADTLMELSAAGDLDNVRQTVLANTDLAVGNVPLYQAFKEAIRKYKNPAKLDPEYLFDLIEKQLDDGLSFMAIHCGINQYTIERLRKQGFRYGGLASKGGTYMVAWMDINKKENPLYEQFDRVCALMKKYDAVLSLGNGIRAGAIHDSHDRAQMAEMIINCELAEIGRNQGCQMMVEGPGHVPLDEIEGNIMLEKRMSGNAPYYVLGPIPCDTGAGYDHITAAIGAASSARFGADLICYITPAEHLALPDVNDVREGVRATRLAARIGDISKYPDRRENEKQAAMARRDMRWNDLEKYLLFPEIARKTREERAPAQQETCTMCGDFCAMKKGMEIFEKDITDKR; this is translated from the coding sequence ATGACAACACAGCTTGAGCATGCCCGTCAGGGCACCATCACAAAACAGATGCAAATTATAGCCCGGACCGAAGGGCTGTCTGAATCCTTTATTTTAGATCATGTGGCAAAGGGTGAAATTGTTATCCCCTGTAATCCCAAGCGCCCCGGGCAAAAGGTTACCGGAATTGGAACCGGCCTGCGCACCAAGGTGAACGCTTCCATTGGAACCTCTTCAGATATCTGTGATGTTAATCTTGAGGTGGCAAAGGCAGAGGCTGCCCAGGAAGAAGGGGCTGACACCTTAATGGAATTGTCTGCCGCCGGGGATCTTGATAACGTAAGGCAAACGGTTCTGGCCAATACCGATCTTGCTGTGGGCAATGTGCCGTTGTACCAGGCATTTAAAGAAGCCATCCGCAAATACAAAAATCCGGCAAAATTAGATCCTGAATACCTGTTTGACCTGATTGAAAAGCAATTGGATGACGGCTTGAGCTTTATGGCCATTCATTGCGGGATCAACCAGTACACCATTGAACGCTTAAGAAAACAGGGATTTCGTTATGGCGGTCTGGCATCCAAGGGCGGAACCTATATGGTGGCCTGGATGGATATCAATAAAAAAGAGAACCCCTTGTATGAGCAGTTTGACCGTGTGTGTGCGTTGATGAAAAAATATGATGCCGTTCTTTCCTTAGGCAACGGGATCAGGGCCGGTGCCATCCATGACAGCCATGACCGTGCCCAGATGGCTGAAATGATCATCAACTGCGAACTGGCGGAAATCGGTCGGAATCAGGGCTGCCAGATGATGGTGGAAGGACCGGGCCATGTCCCCCTGGACGAAATTGAAGGCAATATCATGCTGGAAAAACGCATGTCCGGCAATGCGCCTTATTATGTTTTAGGCCCCATCCCCTGCGATACCGGCGCAGGATACGATCATATCACCGCCGCCATTGGTGCGGCAAGTTCCGCCCGGTTTGGCGCGGATCTGATCTGTTATATCACTCCTGCCGAACATCTTGCCCTGCCGGATGTCAATGACGTGAGAGAAGGCGTGAGGGCCACTCGGCTTGCAGCCCGTATCGGGGATATTTCCAAATACCCTGACCGGCGGGAAAATGAAAAACAGGCTGCCATGGCAAGACGGGACATGAGATGGAATGATCTGGAAAAATATCTGTTATTCCCTGAAATTGCCAGAAAAACCCGTGAGGAACGTGCGCCTGCCCAACAAGAAACCTGCACCATGTGCGGGGATTTTTGTGCCATGAAAAAAGGCATGGAAATATTTGAGAAGGATATTACAGACAAGAGGTAA
- a CDS encoding aldehyde ferredoxin oxidoreductase family protein: MGKLLRVNTQNKTFGFEQVPKAYAGLGGRALTSKMILDEVPATCHPLGKANKLIFAPGIMSGSPAADSGRLSAGAKSPLTGGIKESNAGGLVSQKLAKLGITALVLEGKPQTEGYSIIVINKDEVEILDAGHLAGKGNYEVMENLWQKYGKSVGVLSIGQAGEQCLKGASIQQADMNGRPGRAHGRGGLGAVMGAKRIKAIVVDDKGAGRLEIKDPDAFKAANKKWVDMLRKHPVTGQGLPALGTAVLVNVINEAGTLPTKNFRSGRFEHAQDISGEKMAQNIEQRGGITTEPCHPGCVIRCSNVYHDKKGKYLTSGFEYETIWAFGAHTTIRELDDIAMLDRMCDDFGLDTIETGVAIGIAMEGGMIPWGDGKAAIDLLSKVGTAAPEGKIIGNGALFTGDALGVDRVPVVKKQAFPAYDPRACKGVGVTYATTPMGADHTAGYGVTANILGVGGTIDPLKKEGNVELSQGLQIATAAIDAAGLCLFVAFAVLDNEDGLPTIVEMINAQHGLSLTPDDVLELGKSILNNEKEFNKKAGFTQVDDQLPEMFNETFPPHNTKWDFSSEELSKTLSF, encoded by the coding sequence ATGGGGAAATTATTAAGGGTTAACACCCAAAACAAAACCTTTGGGTTTGAACAAGTTCCCAAAGCTTATGCAGGTCTTGGGGGCCGGGCGCTCACATCCAAAATGATTCTGGATGAAGTGCCTGCAACCTGTCACCCGCTTGGAAAAGCAAACAAATTAATCTTTGCACCCGGCATTATGTCCGGATCTCCTGCCGCAGATTCAGGACGGCTTTCAGCAGGAGCCAAATCGCCTCTTACAGGCGGCATCAAAGAGAGCAACGCAGGCGGACTTGTTTCACAGAAACTGGCCAAACTGGGGATCACCGCCCTTGTTCTGGAAGGCAAACCCCAAACAGAGGGTTACAGCATCATTGTCATCAATAAGGATGAAGTTGAAATCCTTGATGCAGGCCATCTTGCGGGCAAGGGCAATTATGAGGTCATGGAAAATCTATGGCAAAAATATGGCAAATCAGTTGGAGTCTTAAGCATTGGCCAGGCAGGCGAACAATGTTTGAAGGGCGCAAGCATCCAGCAGGCCGACATGAACGGGAGACCGGGACGTGCCCACGGCAGAGGCGGTTTGGGAGCGGTTATGGGGGCAAAAAGAATCAAAGCCATTGTCGTGGATGATAAGGGTGCAGGACGTCTTGAAATAAAAGATCCGGATGCCTTTAAAGCAGCCAATAAAAAATGGGTGGACATGCTCAGAAAACATCCGGTTACAGGACAAGGCCTTCCCGCACTTGGTACGGCAGTATTGGTAAATGTCATCAATGAAGCAGGCACCCTGCCAACAAAAAATTTCAGGTCAGGCCGGTTTGAGCATGCCCAGGACATCAGTGGGGAAAAAATGGCACAAAACATTGAGCAAAGAGGGGGTATTACAACAGAGCCCTGCCATCCGGGTTGTGTGATCAGATGCTCCAATGTTTACCATGACAAGAAAGGCAAATATCTCACCTCCGGGTTTGAATATGAAACCATCTGGGCATTTGGTGCCCACACCACCATCAGGGAGCTGGATGATATTGCCATGCTGGACAGGATGTGTGATGACTTCGGTCTTGATACCATTGAAACGGGAGTTGCCATCGGCATTGCCATGGAAGGCGGCATGATTCCATGGGGAGACGGCAAGGCTGCCATAGATCTTCTGTCCAAAGTCGGAACGGCTGCACCAGAGGGTAAAATCATTGGAAACGGCGCTTTGTTCACAGGAGACGCCCTGGGCGTGGACAGAGTTCCCGTGGTAAAAAAACAGGCATTCCCGGCCTATGACCCGAGAGCATGCAAAGGGGTTGGGGTCACCTATGCCACAACGCCAATGGGTGCGGATCATACGGCAGGCTATGGGGTTACAGCCAATATCCTGGGCGTGGGAGGCACTATTGATCCTCTTAAAAAAGAGGGTAATGTTGAATTGTCACAGGGGCTTCAAATCGCAACAGCTGCCATTGATGCAGCCGGGCTTTGCCTATTTGTTGCTTTTGCCGTTCTTGACAACGAAGACGGGCTTCCAACCATCGTGGAGATGATCAATGCACAGCATGGCCTTTCTCTAACACCGGATGATGTTCTGGAACTTGGAAAATCAATATTAAACAATGAAAAGGAATTCAACAAAAAAGCAGGGTTCACACAAGTTGATGATCAGCTTCCTGAAATGTTTAACGAAACATTTCCCCCTCATAACACCAAATGGGATTTTTCTTCCGAAGAATTATCAAAAACACTCAGCTTTTAA